The nucleotide sequence GACAACGCTCGATATATTTTTAGAACCAGCCGACAGCGCCAGACTCGCACATTTGTGTGGCCCGTTTGATGACAACCTTAAACAACTAGAACGTCGTTTAGAAGTTGAAATTACGTATCAAAATAATCAATTCCATATAACCGGAAATCCTGTTAATGCCCATTGTTGCATGGATATTCTTCGTGAGCTTTATGTCGAAACTCAGCCAGTTAAAGGCCAAGTAACCGACATTGAACCTGAAAAAATCCACTTAGCAATACAAGCATGCAGATTAGTCGAACCGGAACCTATTGCCAAAGTAGCCAACTTTAATACAGTGATTAAAACCAAACGCGGTATAATAAAGCCCCGTGGTGACAATCAAGCCAATTACATTGCCAATATTTTAACGCATGATATAACCTTTGGTGTTGGCCCTGCAGGTACAGGTAAAACTTACTTAGCCGTCGCAGCTGCTGTTGATGCATTAGAACGTCAAGAGGTTCGCCGTATATTACTGACTCGTCCGGCCGTGGAAGCAGGTGAAAAATTAGGTTTTCTGCCCGGTGACTTAAGCCAGAAAGTTGACCCTTATTTACGTCCACTCTACGACGCGTTATTTGAAATGCTAGGTTTTGAAAAAGTGGAACGTTTAATTGAGCGTAATGTCATAGAAATAGCCCCCCTTGCTTACATGCGAGGACGCACCTTAAACGATGCATTTATTATTTTAGATGAAAGTCAGAACACGACTATTGAACAAATGAAAATGTTTTTAACCCGTATTGGCTTTAACTCCAAAGCGGTGATCACTGGCGATATTACCCAAGTCGACTTACCCAAGCACATCACATCAGGCTTACGCCATGCAATCGATGTACTTGAGCCAGTGAAAGATATTAGTTTTAACGTTTTTATATCCAATGATATTGTTCGCCACCCTGTTGTTGCAAAAATTGTCGATGCCTATGAACAATTTTAACATAGCATCACCCGTAAGGATAAAGATTAATGACTACCACACTCGATTTACAAATTGCCACTGAAGATGAGCAGCAATTACCAACAGAACAACAATTTACAACCTGGCTAGACGCGGCAGTGAAACTGTTTCAAGAAAGTGCAGAAGTCACTATACGTATTGTTGATAACGAAGAAAGCCAACAATTAAATAGCGATTACCGTGGCAAAGACAAACCAACTAACGTACTGTCGTTTCCATTCGAAGTACCAGAAGGCATTGAATTAAACCTACTTGGTGACTTAATCATCTGCAAACAAGTTGTTGAACGTGAGGCGCTTGAGCAACAAAAGCCACTGACCGCACATTGGGCACATATGGTTATCCATGGAACTTTACATTTACTCGGCTATGATCATATTATCGATGAAGAAGCTGACGAGATGGAAGCTTTAGAAACCGAAATAATGCTAAAACTCGAATTTGAAGACCCCTATATTGCTGAAAAGTAATATTAATATCATTAACCTTACTTAACTTAGGTACAACAAACTATGAACGACGACAAACCTCACTCGACAAACGGTTCATCAAAAAAAGGGTTTTTTGAGAAATTTTCTCAATTATTCCAAGGTGAGCCGAAAAACAGAGAAGAGCTTGTAGAAGTTATCCAGGATGCAGAAAACCGCGAACTGATCGATCAGGACACTAAAGATATGATTGAAGGTGTGCTTGAAGTCTCAGGACTAAAAGTACGCGATATTATGATCCCACGCTCGCAGATGATTACCATCGATAAGAGCCAAGGGGTAGATGAGTTTTTACCTATTATGATTGACTCTGCGCACTCGCGCTTCCCAGTCGTCAATGAAGATAAAGATCATATTGAAGGGATCTTGTTAGCTAAAGATCTACTTGAATTCGTGTTCGCTGGAAAATCAGATAGTTTTAAATTATCGTCGATTCTACGCCCAGCAGTTGTTGTACCAGAAAGTAAACGTGTTGATAAACTCCTGAAAGAGTTTCGTTCTGAACGCTACCATATGGCCGTTGTGGTTGATGAATTTGGTGGTGTATCGGGCCTTGTTACCATTGAAGATATTCTCGAAGAGATCGTGGGTGACATTGAAGATGAATTCGATGAAGATGAGTCAGCACAAGAAGACATTCGCCGTATTAATAAAAGCGTGTTTTCAGTACAAGCATTAACCCCGGTTGATGATTTTAATGATTACTTTTCATCTAACTTTAATGATGATGAAGTGGATACCATCGGTGGCATGATTGCCCATGCATTTGGTCACTTACCAGAGCAAGGTGAAATTATCACTGTGGATGAATTTCAATTCAAAGTCATTTCTGCTGACCGCCGTCGTATCATTCAATTACAAGTGAAGGTACCAGAAGCACAGCAAGATCACTTAGCTGAATCCGCTTAACCGTCGCAGTGACAGGTTACTCCACTTGTCGCTGTAAATAGCACAAAGGAATAACCTATCAAATCACTGATCCAAAAAATAGGCGCACCACTGACTGGCGCGCTTAGCGTTTTTGCTTTTGCACCATTTGATTACAGCATTAGTTTATACGTTTCACTATTTTTCCTACTCTTTATTCTCGATAATAAACCCGCCAAACATGCCGCTGGATATGGTTTTCTGTGGGGGCTAGGTTTCTTTATTGCTGGTATTCATTGGGTTGCGGTCAGTATCCTCGATTTTGGTGGCCTACCTATTCCCGTCGCCGTATTACTGGTAGTCCTATTATGTGCTTACCTCGCTATATACCCTGCGCTTTGTGCCTATCTACTTAATCGTTTTACCTCGCATTCAGCATTATTACGTTATTTTGTGGCTTTTCCGGCAATCTGGTTAATTACAGATTGGTTACGCGGTTGGGTAATGACCGGTTTTCCGTGGCTACAGTTTGGTTACAGCCAAATGGATACCCCACTCGTCAGTTTTGCCCCTCTCCTCGGTGTCGAAGGCATCACCGTCGCCGTCTGTTTGATTACGGCCAGCCTGTATTATGCTTATCGTGAACGTAAAGCCGTGATACCAATCATCATGATATCCGCGATCGTATTTTCAGCGATATCGCTGAAGGGGCTAGAATGGACAACGCCAGAATTGAGTAAATCCATTGCTTTAGTGCAAGGTAATACTAACCAAGATGAAAAATGGTTGCCAGAGAAACGCTCTGAGATTCTAAACGAATACTTGAAGCTCAGCTTAGACAATACCGATGCAGATATCATCATTTGGCCAGAATCTGCAATCCCAGCATTAGAGTTCCAAGTAAAAAATTATTTGGATTACATCAGTGAGCTCATGCGCCAGAGTGATACAACCCTTATCACCGGTATTATTAATTACCAGCGTGTCGACGATGTTGATGAATATTACAATGCCGTGATCGTACTAGGTCAGCCTGAGCAAGAAGCAAATCACTCACCAGTAAACGACCGTTATTATAAAAATAAACTGTTACCAATTGGTGAATTCGTACCGTTTGAAGATCTATTAAGACCAATTGCCCCGCTGTTTAACTTACCAATGTCATCATTTCAACGTGGTGGTGAAGAACAGTTAAACTTAGCGGCCAGTAATACCCATATTGCCACTGCAATTTGCTATGAAATAGCCTTCAATCAAACACTAGTGAATACTGTAAAACCTGATACCGGCTTTATTTTAACCGTAAGTAACGACGCTTGGTTTGGCACTTCAATTGGTCCAAATCAGCATCTAGAGATTGCCAGAATGCGCGCATTTGAATTTCAACGTCCAGTGCTGCGCAGTACTAATACCGGTATTACAGCCGTATATGACGCCAAAGGTAAAGAAGTCGGTCGCATAGCACAATTCGAAAAAGCAGTATTACGTGTTGATGTCACACCGTATCAAGGTACAACACCATTTAATCGCTATGGTAATACGCCACTGCTAATACTAGCATTCCTATTATTCAGCTTTGTGCTTGGACATGATTTTTTAAACAAGAAAAGAATTACCAAGAATCAGCTTAAAAACGCAGTATAAATCGCGACAGGAAGTATTGAAAAATAGCACAATAAAAATGGCACCTGATTCGGTGCCATTTTTATGTTTAACTCTTTATATTCATGAGCAATAGTACAAGCATCTAAATAAATAACGCGACTTTCGTTTTAGCGATATAAAAAATCATCACAAAAAATACCATTGTTATCCCGATACAGAACTGACGCACTTTTAAATTCATTTTTGGTTTAAAGGCCAGCATGGCAAAACCCACATAAGCAAATAACAAAACAAACTTCTCAGTCACCCAACCATCAATAAATGGATATTGATCGATCGTTACACAC is from Moritella sp. F3 and encodes:
- a CDS encoding PhoH family protein, yielding MALPNETILNKNTTTLDIFLEPADSARLAHLCGPFDDNLKQLERRLEVEITYQNNQFHITGNPVNAHCCMDILRELYVETQPVKGQVTDIEPEKIHLAIQACRLVEPEPIAKVANFNTVIKTKRGIIKPRGDNQANYIANILTHDITFGVGPAGTGKTYLAVAAAVDALERQEVRRILLTRPAVEAGEKLGFLPGDLSQKVDPYLRPLYDALFEMLGFEKVERLIERNVIEIAPLAYMRGRTLNDAFIILDESQNTTIEQMKMFLTRIGFNSKAVITGDITQVDLPKHITSGLRHAIDVLEPVKDISFNVFISNDIVRHPVVAKIVDAYEQF
- the ybeY gene encoding rRNA maturation RNase YbeY, with product MTTTLDLQIATEDEQQLPTEQQFTTWLDAAVKLFQESAEVTIRIVDNEESQQLNSDYRGKDKPTNVLSFPFEVPEGIELNLLGDLIICKQVVEREALEQQKPLTAHWAHMVIHGTLHLLGYDHIIDEEADEMEALETEIMLKLEFEDPYIAEK
- the corC gene encoding CNNM family magnesium/cobalt transport protein CorC (CorC(YbeX) belongs to the Cyclin M Mg2+ Exporter (CNNM) family, and was characterized as belonging to a set of three proteins, at least one of which must be present for CorA to function.), whose protein sequence is MNDDKPHSTNGSSKKGFFEKFSQLFQGEPKNREELVEVIQDAENRELIDQDTKDMIEGVLEVSGLKVRDIMIPRSQMITIDKSQGVDEFLPIMIDSAHSRFPVVNEDKDHIEGILLAKDLLEFVFAGKSDSFKLSSILRPAVVVPESKRVDKLLKEFRSERYHMAVVVDEFGGVSGLVTIEDILEEIVGDIEDEFDEDESAQEDIRRINKSVFSVQALTPVDDFNDYFSSNFNDDEVDTIGGMIAHAFGHLPEQGEIITVDEFQFKVISADRRRIIQLQVKVPEAQQDHLAESA
- the lnt gene encoding apolipoprotein N-acyltransferase, whose product is MTGALSVFAFAPFDYSISLYVSLFFLLFILDNKPAKHAAGYGFLWGLGFFIAGIHWVAVSILDFGGLPIPVAVLLVVLLCAYLAIYPALCAYLLNRFTSHSALLRYFVAFPAIWLITDWLRGWVMTGFPWLQFGYSQMDTPLVSFAPLLGVEGITVAVCLITASLYYAYRERKAVIPIIMISAIVFSAISLKGLEWTTPELSKSIALVQGNTNQDEKWLPEKRSEILNEYLKLSLDNTDADIIIWPESAIPALEFQVKNYLDYISELMRQSDTTLITGIINYQRVDDVDEYYNAVIVLGQPEQEANHSPVNDRYYKNKLLPIGEFVPFEDLLRPIAPLFNLPMSSFQRGGEEQLNLAASNTHIATAICYEIAFNQTLVNTVKPDTGFILTVSNDAWFGTSIGPNQHLEIARMRAFEFQRPVLRSTNTGITAVYDAKGKEVGRIAQFEKAVLRVDVTPYQGTTPFNRYGNTPLLILAFLLFSFVLGHDFLNKKRITKNQLKNAV
- a CDS encoding SirB2 family protein, which translates into the protein MYPLLLKAHLALLLISLLSFALRTFWAIKGSEYINNVILFKVHKVLNVVLILSGLALCVTIDQYPFIDGWVTEKFVLLFAYVGFAMLAFKPKMNLKVRQFCIGITMVFFVMIFYIAKTKVALFI